Proteins from a genomic interval of Centroberyx gerrardi isolate f3 chromosome 23, fCenGer3.hap1.cur.20231027, whole genome shotgun sequence:
- the neurl4 gene encoding neuralized-like protein 4, whose protein sequence is MAAELHPRSGKLIGLSNSNRTAQRNQPVQEFNHGLVLSREPLRDRDVFTVRIDKKVNSWSGSIEIGVTALDPAALDFPSSATGLKGGSWIVSGCSVLRDGRSVLEEYGRDLDQLAEGDRVGIQRSARGELHLWVNGQDCGAAASGLPPRLWAVVDLYGKCTQVTVVSCEPPPPSAERETTEREAEREDEEDEEEEEEVVVCGVREEAGMTALVNVAAMNGTMNGDEVPELTCSHSRPDKFPNNLEPDTVLTEHQLFDVFNNAIVSLYRSEDEGGGGDVGGGGGAAGSDSSSRNDRGSSSGGGAVNSDSGGGSGGGGGGSGGSTNNSPAGNGGAGLGSVMSGMTTNDALLFHEKCGTLIKLSNNNKTAERRRPLDEFNNGVVMTNRPLRHNEMFEIRIDKLVDKWSGSIEIGVTTHNPNNLDYPATMTNLRSGTIMMSGCGILTNGKGTRREYCEFSLDELQEGDHIGLMRKASGALHFYINGIDQGVAAAQTPGVVYGVVDLYGMAVKVTIVHNHNHSDRLRRNNAIMRALSPDVGRPRPALSLTPDLEGPDRLLFHPNCGQKAAIISDGRTALRPHATDDFNHGVVLSSRPLRSNEVFQVRIDKMVDKWAGSIEIGVTTHNPAYLQLPSTMTNLRSGTWMMTGNGVMHNGTTILDEYGHNLDRLKAGDTVGVVRKEDGSLHFFVNGVAQGPAAWNVPPSVYAVVDLYGQAAQATIMDDMADLPPLPEDSSEGPTAMSPGSPCSVAGANTANDLRFHQLHGTNAVITNGGRTALRQNCRSEFNDAIVISNRCLRDGELFEIVIQKMVDRWSGSIEAGVTAIRPEELEFPNTMTDIDYDTWMLSGTAIMQDGNTMRNNYGCDLDSLTTASRIGMMRSATGDLHYYINGVDQGVACTGLPPEVFAVIDLYGQCVQVSITSSSGPLDNSLCTSNITEKSFPIHSPVAGVAHRLHSKHGKNVVLLGEGCQAVRVGGYAHGIVFSTKELKTDELFEVKIDEVDEQWCGSLHVGLTTLAPPDLPSCPLSGLSPSLPQLRTKVTWLLCGSEVRRNGLLQRQNYGCSLDRLTVGNRVGVKRCSDDTMHILIDGEDMGPAATAVAKNVYAVLDLYGRVTAVSIVSSSVMEDMESIKAPSLSSDSCSEGEEDSTPVREVESEPCALVPTVMAFLENHGKNIQLSNQNLTAARVSSYNQGLLVTAQPLARQQLFQFQIDRLNPSWTSSLSLGVIGHAPDRLNFPSTACCLKRSAWLLQRDSVFHNSLKICENYGPNLDTCPEGTVLGLLVDANSCLHLYVNGMDQGVAAQDIPSPCYPLIDLYGQCEQVTIVTNNVPAVGGESGEARCQGDMEKADMVDGIKESVCWTPPPEVNPNKTCEYQALCSRFKDLLTLPDGYFNEDAKYNLCYCESCHKLRGDEAYYKRGEPPRDYALPFGWCRFALRIKPHCEVSNALKKWHIAYHGTSVGALRRTLDHSQLLSGTSSIFSVSPVKTEGPNGYSEPEENSAPGREVPRVQLSPTMRYSGLEMFAPKVQFRDPRSHRCHQAQVGFQVCVRPGSYKVGPQTLGASEPLDPRFSNTEIEWITKEQGGTLLYGLLVRVE, encoded by the exons ATGGCGGCTGAGCTGCATCCGCGCAGCGGAAAGCTGATCGGCCTGTCGAACTCGAACCGAACCGCTCAGCGCAACCAACCCGTCCAGGAATTTAACCACGGCCTGGTTTTGAGCAGGGAGCCGCTGAGGGACCGGGATGTCTTCACCGTTCGTATTGACAAGAAG gtgAACTCGTGGAGCGGCTCCATTGAGATCGGCGTGACGGCGCTGGACCCTGCTGCGCTGGACTTCCCCAGCAGCGCCACAGGCCTTAAGGGCGGCTCCTGGATCGTGTCGGGCTGCTCGGTGCTACGCGACGGCCGCTCGGTCCTGGAGGAGTACGGCCGCGACCTGGACCAGCTGGCCGAGGGCGACCGCGTGGGTATCCAGCGCAGCGCCCGCGGGGAGCTGCACCTCTGGGTGAACGGGCAGGACTGCGGCGCGGCCGCCAGCGGCTTGCCGCCCCGGCTCTGGGCCGTGGTGGACCTGTACGGCAAGTGCACCCAGGTGACGGTGGTGAGCTGTGAGCCGCCGCCGCCCTCCGCCGAGAGAGAGACGACAGAgcgggaggcagagagggaggatgaggaggacgaggaggaggaagaggaggtggtggtgtgCGGGGTTCGGGAGGAGGCGGGGATGACGGCACTGGTGAATGTGGCAGCAATGAATGGAACGATGAACGGTGACGAAG TGCCTGAGCTCACCTGCAGTCACAGCAGACCAGACAAGTTCCCCAACAACCTGGAGCCCGACACCG ttctAACAGAGCACCAGCTCTTCGATGTGTTCAACAATGCAATAGTGTCACTCTATCGCTCCGAGGATGAGGGCGGAGGGGGGGAtgttggtggaggaggaggagccgcaGGGTCAGACTCCTCTTCTAGAAATGATAGAGGGAGCAGCAGCGGAGGGGGCGCGGTCAACAGCGACAGCGGAGGAggctcaggaggaggaggaggtggtagTGGAGGAAGCACCAATAACAGCCCTGCTGGCAACGGAGGGGCGGGACTCGGGTCTGTGATGAGTGGCATGACCACCAATGATGCGCTGCTGTTCCACGAGAAGTGCGGCACACTGATCAAGctgagcaacaacaacaagacgGCGGAGCGGAGGAGGCCGCTGGACGAGTTCAATAACGGAGTGGTCATGACCAACCGGCCGCTCCGACACAACGAGATGTTCGAG ATCCGCATCGATAAGCTGGTGGACAAGTGGTCCGGCTCCATAGAGATTGGTGTGACCACGCACAACCCCAACAACCTGGACTATCCTGCTACTATGACCAATCTGCgctcag GTACAATCATGATGAGTGGCTGTGGGATCCTGACGAATGGGAAAGGGACCCGCAGGGAATACTGTGAATTCAGCCTGGACGAACTGCAG GAGGGAGATCACATAGGGTTGATGCGCAAGGCCAGCGGAGCGCTCCACTTCTACATCAACGGCATCGACCAAG GTGTAGCGGCAGCTCAGACCCCCGGCGTGGTTTACGGCGTGGTCGACCTGTACGGCATGGCCGTCAAAGTCACCATTGTccacaaccacaaccacagcGACCGCCTCAGACGCAACAACGCCATCATGAGGGCCTTGTCGCCCGACGTGGGCCGGCCCCGGCCcgccctctccctcactccggACCTCGAAGGGCCCGACCGCCTGCTCTTCCACCCCAACTGTGGCCAGAAGGCCGCCATCATCAGTGACGGCAGGACGGCGCTGCGGCCACA TGCGACGGATGACTTCAACCACGGCGTGGTGCTGAGCAGCCGGCCGCTGCGCTCCAACGAGGTCTTCCAGGTCCGCATCGACAAGATGGTGGACAAGTGGGCGGGCTCCATCGAGATCGGCGTGACGACACACAACCCCGCCTACCTGCAGCTGCCCTCCACCATGACCAACCTGCGCTCAG GGACTTGGATGATGACGGGGAACGGCGTGATGCACAACGGAACGACGATACTGGACGAGTACGGTCACAACCTGGACCGGCTCAAA gCGGGTGACACAGTAGGTGTGGTGCGGAAGGAGGACGGCAGCCTCCACTTCTTCGTCAACGGGGTGGCCCAGGGCCCGGCCGCCTGGAACGTCCCGCCCAGCGTCTACGCCGTGGTGGACCTCTACGGCCAGGCCGCTCAGGCCACCATCATGGACGACATGG CGGACCTGCCCCCTCTCCCAGAGGACAGTTCGGAGGGTCCCACGGCCATGTCCCCCGGCAGCCCCTGCTCCGTTGCCGGGGCCAACACGGCCAACGACCTGCGTTTCCACCAGCTACACGGCACCAACGCCGTCATCACCAACGGGGGGCGCACCGCCCTGCGCCAGAACTGCCGCAGCGAGTTCAATGACGCTATCGTCATTTCCAACAG GTGCCTTCGAGATGGAGAGCTGTTTGAAATAGTTATTCAGAAGATGGTGGACCGCTGGTCGGGCTCAATAGAAGCAG GAGTGACGGCCATCAGGCCAGAGGAGCTGGAGTTCCCGAACACCATGACTGATATCGACTACGACACTTGGATGCTCAG CGGGACGGCCATCATGCAGGACGGCAACACCATGCGCAACAACTACGGCTGTGACCTGGACTCCCTGACCACCGCCTCGCGGATCGGCATGATGCGCTCGGCCACCGGCGACCTCCACTATTACATCAACGGTGTGGACCAGGGTGTCGCCTGCACCGGTCTGCCTCCAG aGGTGTTTGCAGTGATTGACCTGTATGGTCAGTGTGTTCAGGTGTCCATCACCAGCTCGTCCGGCCCGCTGGACAACAGCCTCTGCACCAGCAACATCACCGAGAAGAGCTTCCCCATCCACTCACCAG tagcgGGCGTGGCCCACCGGCTCCACAGTAAGCACGGTAAGAACGTGGTGCTGCTGGGCGAGGGCTGCCAAGCGGTCAGAGTCGGAGGCTACGCTCACGGCATCGTGTTCAGCACCAAGGAACTCAAAACGGACGAACTGTTCGAG GTTAAGATTGATGAAGTGGATGAGCAGTGGTGTGGCTCGCTGCATGTTGGCCTGACCACCCTGGCTCCTCCAGATCTGCCGTCCTGCCCGCTGTCGGGCCTGTCCCCGTCTCTCCCCCAGCTCCGCACCAAGGTCACCTGGCTGCTCTGCGGCTCCGAGGTCCGCCGCAACGGCCTGCTGCAGCGCCAGAACTACGGCTGCTCTCTGGACCGGCTGACG GTTGGGAACCGCGTGGGTGTGAAGAGGTGCAGTGACGACACCATGCACATCCTCATTGACGGAGAGGACATGGGGCCTGCCGCCACTGCAGTAgccaag AATGTGTATGCGGTGCTGGACCTGTATGGCCGTGTGACAGCGGTGTCCATCGTCAGCTCCTCGGTGATGGAGGACATGGAGAGCATCAAGGCGCCGTCCCTCTCCTCAGACAGCTGCAGCGAGGGGGAGGAGGACAGCACCCCCGTCAGAGAG GTGGAGAGCGAGCCGTGTGCGCTGGTGCCGACCGTCATGGCTTTCCTGGAAAACCACGGCAAGAACATCCAGCTGTCCAACCAGAACCTGACCGCAGCCCGGGTGTCCAGCTACAACCAGGGCCTGCTGGTCACCGCCCAGCCGCTGGCCCGCCAGCAGCTGTTCCAG TTCCAGATCGACCGTCTGAACCCGTCGTGGACGTCGTCGCTGTCGCTAGGGGTGATAGGCCACGCCCCCGACCGGCTCAACTTCCCCTCCACCGCCTGCTGTCTGAAACGCTCCGCCTGGCTGCTGCAGAGGGACTCCGTCTTCCACAACTCCctgaag ATATGTGAGAACTACGGTCCTAACCTGGACACTTGTCCAGAGGGGACGGTGTTGGGTCTGCTGGTGGACGCCAACAGTTGTCTCCACCTCTACGTCAACGGCATGGACCAGGGAGTGGCGGCTCAGGACATTCCCTCACCCTGCTACCCCCTGATCGACCTTTATGGCCAGTGTGAAcag GTTACCATAGTGACGAACAATGTGCCAGCTGTGGGCGGGGAGAGTGGCGAGGCCCGCTGCCAGGGCGACATGGAGAAGGCGGACATGGTTGACG GAATCAAAGAGAGTGTGTGCTGGACGCCCCCTCCAGAGGTCAACCCCAACAAGACCTGTGAGTACCAGGCACTGTGCTCGCGCTTCAAGGACCTGCTCACATTACCAG ACGGTTATTTCAACGAGGATGCCAAGTACAACCTGTGCTACTGTGAGTCGTGCCACAAGCTGCGGGGCGACGAGGCCTACTACAAGAGAGGAGAGCCGCCCCGCGACTACGCCCTGCCCTTCGGATGGTGCCGCTTCGCCCTCAG GATCAAGCCCCACTGTGAGGTTTCTAATGCACTGAAGAAGTGGCACATAGCTTACCACGGCACCAGTGTAGGAGCCCTCCGACGCACCCTGGACCACAGCCAGCTCCTGTCAG GGACGTCGTCCATCTTCTCCGTGTCTCCAGTGAAGACGGAGGGGCCAAACGGCTACAGCGAGCCGGAGGAGAACAGCGCCCCCGGCAGGGAGGTTCCCAGAGTGCAGCTCTCCCCCACCATGAGATACTCCGGCTTGGAGATGTTTGCCCCCAAAGTGCA ATTTCGGGACCCCCGCTCTCACCGCTGCCACCAGGCCCAGGTGGGTTTCCAGGTGTGCGTGCGGCCCGGCTCCTACAAGGTGGGCCCCCAGACGCTGGGCGCCAGCGAGCCCCTGGATCCACGCTTCAGCAACACAGAGATCGAGTGGATCACCAAGGAGCAGGGCGGCACCCTCCTGTACGGACTGCTCGTCCGGGTGGAGTga